The following is a genomic window from Strongyloides ratti genome assembly S_ratti_ED321, chromosome : 1.
aatatacatcaATGACCATAATCGACATACATTTaatatgatattaatatataatcacCTAAATAAAGGTCAAACCTCGATGGTAATTTGAAGAAAATTAGtatatgttataataaagaCACGTAATATTTTCTATCCCGATTACAGAGCATTTTATGTGATTTCAATTATACtacatttttaacataaaaacgGTAGAAGGGCATATtggtattttataaatttataactatatgaagaataataaattctTATTGATGGACATTGACGCATCTTATCGCAAGGAACgtcaaacatttttttttttatttcttcttaaattcttttattcaacttataatttatatattttataacatttattttttaatttttagaagATGGATAATATGAaggtaaaagaaaaagatagaaataataattgtaataatactacaaaagaaacaaaatttagagaaaaaatttttgttgtaaGAGATTCTATTTTAACGTAAGTATcctaattttattattaacttaaaaaaaaattaattaaatattttttctagtaatgaatttaattcttctggtagaatattatataattatttttcttcacTTTTTATTCTCCTAGCAATAGGTACATGGATTCGTGATACCTGGCATTATGGAAATCCTCTTCATCATACATGGTTAATATGGTGGAATTTTAATAGGTTTCCAATAACAATGTTAGCATGGAGTATTATGCATCTTTCAACagtgttttttatttattatggTATGACATTATGGTCTTTAATTCCATCAAAAAACTGTACTATTCAATCacaaaaattcttttttttttcatatataacatatttaatttgtttattttaccTTCCAATTAAATGGAATATATGGATGGAATTAAATCCAGCATGTTCATATATTATAACATGTGAAAatgtaattaatttaatttaattttaaaaaaaaaattaatatatatattttttttagacaaGATTAGCAATGAAAGTTCATTCATTTGTTcgtgaaaatattttacttgcaacaagaagaaaaaaacaaatatatgaAGATAAAATTTCATCAATTGATGGATGGCCTacattaaaacaatttaattattttatgtttgcaccaacatttatttataaaaattcatatCCATCATATCCAACAAGATCATGGAAAAAAGTtggaaattattttattcaatgtcttatttgtatatatattgttgatttaatatttatgcAACAAGTATATCCATATTTTTCTGAAATgaattataatgaaaataatatagttaCATTAATTTATGCTATCTTTCCCTCAATAATTCCAGGTATGATATGCTTAATGATGTTATTTTATGGTATTTTACATTGTTGGTTAAATATGTTTGCTGAAGCATTACAATTTGGTGATCgtttattttatgataattggtggaaatcaaaaaatatggCACAATATTATAGAGATTGGAATTTAGTTGTACATGAATGGTTGTATTCTTATATCTATAAAGATTTAAGTACATtcttaaaaaacaattttaaaatggaTAAAAATGGGAGAAAATTTTCTCAAACACttgtttttttcttatcagCATTCTTTCATGAATATTGGTTTGGTATATCATTAAGAGTCTTTTATCCTATAATGTTTTTCTTATACTTTATTTGTggtggaatatttttttttgtatcaagattgataaaaaatgattctaTTTGGAATATAACAATGTTTTGCAATTTATTAATTGGAACAGGAATGTTTGTTGCCTGTTACTCTATGGAATGGTATGCCAAAGAAAGATGTCCATCACAAAAAGAAGGATTATGGAATTGGATACCAAAACAATGGAATTGtcaacaaataaattaatacacatatgtattaaaataataattaaaaaaaaaagaaggtatatatttaaaaaatttatttaaattttttttttgtttttttttcttaaaatatagttacatatatataattgtttgataatatttaaaaaaaaaagattttgttaattgtaaaagtattgataaataaattatctacattatttaagagaaaaaaaaattaattaaaccatgttaattaaaaagttgtCATATAATGACATTTTAAGTTAATTTGGTTAAATATCTCCAATACTACTTctaatttgaaatttttctCCACTTCTACTTTTGTAATGACAAAAACAAAGAAATCTTAAGAATTTTCTGCGATATTGTGGTAATACAGTTAATGTAATTAATGGAttaaaaatctaaaaaatacaattattattttattattaatatataaaattatattaaaaaaaaaaacttacagAGTTACAATATACCATATAAACAAGTATCCAGTATATTAGTATTGTTAAGCAAGTTCTATGAGCGGAAGGATTTATTGCtctttcaatatttattaaacgGTATGGTAATAATGTTAATGCAGTAAAAATACTTGTGATaaatacataataaaaagtttttaaacgTATTGCAACAAGATTACTGCTTTTTTGTTCacattttgaattatttattgaatttGAACGATTTGAACCTTCATTATTAACtgtattaaataatgttgcttctaaaaaaaaaatgaagaaaattattatataaaaaaataaaaattaacctTCAGCAATTTGTTTAGTATGATTCTTAATAAGTTTCATAATATAAATTCCAACTAACAAACTGGTTGTTGTAGGAATAATACtaacaataattataaatgcTATATAAACATGAATTTTTGTACTAAACATTCCTAATGTAGTACATGAATCATTAACACAACTAAATAACCCTGTAAGCCATGCAAACACAACAAACAGAATACTTCCAATCCATGATAAAATAGTAGTTACAACTACTCGTTGTTgtgtaaaatataatgaataactaaaaaaaatattttttatttaaattacccataatataataaaaaaaaaaataccttaAAGGAAGTTTAAAAAAGACTAACTTTTCGAGATTCATAAATACTAATGAAATACTTGAAATTATCATACCAACCCAGCAAAGACCATGCATAACTATCATAATATGTTTATTGACATTTTCAATTTCCAAAACACGTATCCCAAGTTCGATAGGATAAGCGATACCAGTAAGGAGAAAATCGGCAATAGTCATacttaaaagaaatatatgaAGACATTTATCTCCACTcccttttttaattaaattccaagcaacattaataataaaaatttgaaagaTTGAActtaataatgtaaaaattaataaaaaaactgtTGCAGATTGTATGAATgtttctaaattattttgagATATAATACTTCGATCACTACAAAATTCTGTAGTACTATTCATTGATGTTTCTGTACCAATTGTTGTAGTCAATggaaattttgttatatcgTCATTCTTTATTTCCatgttatgaaaaaaaactaaGTATAAAgactatttataaaacaatcTAAAAAGgaagttttatattaaaacctaaaaaaaaaaaattagttaataattaaaataataataaaaaaaagaagtacgacaaaatgtttttaaagtTAGAGGTAATGTATatgctaaaaataaaattatttgaatatttaaatagcatttaaaagaaaaaaattttattttttttttcaatatccTTTTCCaagtataaattaatttttttaatatattatggttaataattttataattattagttttctctataaataatgagttaattaaaaatattatagaatgatattaataaaaaaaaaatatcttattattcataaaatatgtcttaacttttattgatacaaaaatatgaattatttaaagaaaaaaaaaaataagcaCATAAGATAAAATGTTGTAGGAAAAATAAGATTAAATTGAGGAAATTGATAAATACATATAAGAGagagataaaaataaattataaatatttgatgagtggaaaaattattgtaaaaataaatataattaaagaaaaaataaattgtattattatacctatatttaaatttgataatcATTGAATGATGGTTTTTAATAGATAGCaacaaattaattatatatataaaaatagtaatatttaaaaaataaataataaaattgtgtAAATTGAAATtcatatatgttaaaaataaatgttttaaagtaataaggaatatataaatagaagagagttttaagaaattatatACCATGATGATGCTTACTTATTCGATTAAcaaacaataatttatatcttaTCGTTGGCCATAATTATCTATTATATCATTGTAGATcgtattaaattttactgTCATAATCttgataacattaaaataagaaattatagtcacaataatatacaaaataataacaaaatttatcttaatatataaccatttttatctttaattaaaaattaaagtttaattgaaaataatttaaatatcataaatataactattttataattgataaagattctttaaataaagaagagattactatattataaaacatttttcattaaattaaaattttttttttttaaatatttaacaatttattaataccCCTTATATTACAGTAcaatgaatataataaatgattaatacttatttataaatttttttgtattctttttaaaatattgtttaatctaacattaaaaaggtatttatttatatttccgAAAAgagtattatatatatatatatttcttttaaatatttatacatataattaCTCTTCTAAATTAAGtacaattatatttctttcatttatcaaaaatataaaaaaaaggaaaaaaaagaaaaaaaattaaatatatttttaaacaaatatataaaataaaaagattttttttatggtaaactgatttttaatataaaataatggttaaaaaattaaatatgtaaaaacggatgttttttaatatctaatttaagatattgttttgataagaaacaataaagaaaaaacataaaaaaaaacattgtaatttaaaaaattaaacaaaatattttatctttataaaaaaaaaaataaaataaattgttttatactTATCAAATTTCATAGGTAACTTactacttttaaataattaaaaaatataaattcaCCAGTAAACcttattattatgataaaagttataaatttttgaacaaaatttatattaaaaatatttttttttatatcttaaaataaataattttttttgtttaaactGTTACTATTAATAGACTAAGtaaaaactaataaaatttactaataatattagatgttttaatgttataatattaatatacacaaaaaaaaagtatagtaattttattttaatttttttttatatttatgtataattaATTAGTTTGATTgaaaattcaaatttaatcttaaaacagtatattaaaaatagttttattagTTAAACCAATTCCAGGTgattattgaaatattaaaatattattatttgcaGTATTTAtcactatttttataataagaatTATAAATTCACCATAAATTCTAGGTAAAAaggtttaaaataataaatatttcattttgaaaaaaaaaaattaatatttaaaagcatgttatatataaattacttAGATATacgtttaaaataaaataaacataaatattaatagaataagataaaaaaatgatataatttataaatatttttaaagaagccccttttaaattttacttcTTTAAAAggaatcatttaaatttatatgatatgTTTAAGCTTAACTTTTCAATAAACATCAAATTTAGTAATAACATtaatgaaaagaaaatttaaaaaaaaaaaaaaataaaaatgaactatacaatttttttttgattcatATAAACACGAAAATAATGagtctttaaaaaataaaacataaacAAATTGGTAAAAGTTAAGTtgttttgtattaaaataaatttatagatCAATTATAAtggtttaatttttaatcatcaCATTAGATCAGTAATATTCTGTTGAAGAACCAAAGtacataataattaattgttaagaattttgtttatataaaaaattactgattatataataattggtTATTAACTTActaataactttattttttaaatgtacacagttgaaagatattttaaatatttcaaaacaaattactgcaatattattttaagtacgtttataaatttttttcttcaattatttgtataattatttaaaaaaaaataataaaaatttagtgattacaataaatgaaaagtataaaaaaacaaagtaTTTTTGTTTCAATACGATATATAAGAATGAAAGTCATagaataaaacttttttttttttttatttaaatcaaacaaaaaatttaaaattatacttattaatagttaatataaacatttaaaagcatcgtcattaaataaaaagagaattagcaaaattttgtttactaaattttaataagataACTTTTTACATCAATAAAAAGTGTGAAATTtagtttgaaaaaaaaaaaaagatttagccaatttttaataacactaattttaataagttattaaagcattataaaaatttcattgattaaaaaattgttgaattgaataaattatacgtggaaaatatttattaaaatggctcattttttttattttaaaatatatattctttagtATTAACTTAATTATTGAATAtgtagaaattttaaaagatatttaactatctaataattacttttttttttcaagactttttttatcattagaaatttaataatgtttttaattataaataataagttaGTTTAAAAGACTGTTGTTGTAGTTTAGTAgtcaaattaaatttttttacccTTCTCAAACATCTTTAgaagttataaaattatcaatatttacataaacattaaaaaaaaagttgaaaaatcactttattttattttttttaaaaaaacatacatcatcaacaataattatttatcactatttaaaaatactataatatttctaaaaaaaaagatatctTTACAAGTTTTTACTTTGAAATTTGAgcagataaaaatataaaattctaaaatatttaaagataaagcatatgttaataaaaaaatataatgataacattaatattaaattttttaaatacaaaaattgaattttttattaaaaggtaaatttaaaaagttaataattaaaaaattatatcatttttactataatttttgtaaaagaaagactattaattaaaaataaagatattatcTTAATGGTAGTGTTAATAAGAAAGTGTACGTAacgtttatttttaagacaTCAAAAAAGATACTTCATTAAGAagtatcaaaaatttaatatagagataaatatttatatatagaaacatatttaccaaaaagcgtcaatatcatatataaattaaatgttttattataacaataactttaacaaaacaaaattatttaaaattttatacaatgaAGCCTTTATTTAATTGGTATTTTagctaattttttataaatagttatttttataaatattttaagaagatgggttaattttatattattatataaataattgacTTTTATTCATCTGTTTTATGAAATATGgaatgaaattaaaattttttttttgatttctaataaattttttaacaccaataatataaaaagaaaagtaaaaaatctatttataATACAGAATTACAAACATTGCAgtaaaatagtaaaataacaaaataaataaaataatatatgaatGTATGAATATTTAGTTATCATATAAAAGTGCTTTATTTTCAGGTAAACGTTATACATTCTAATAAAGAATCTTTTACatgattaaatattttaattaattcttacttctatttttttttatttctttaattattataatattaataaaagtgcaaagaatattttattaataaaaaaaaaccacaAATAAAAGTTCATATTTATCTTGTGAAtgtgttttaaaattaaatagtactttttatatttttaaaaaatatatattgactttaaataaattaaaaaattttaaaaagttctAGAAATAGGTATCCAAagtaataaactttttattatcagatctttattaataatggtaacaaaatatttctaaacaaaaaaaatatttaaaattgacaaagttttttaaaacaattttttactgaaataatattaatttttaataaatttagttttaaaaagacaaaatttattatccttaaatataattatgttaaaaaaaaacatttaacaCTTTAAAATGCATTACTATCcttcttaaaatataatcataaGATAGTtcaaaataaactttattttacgttaagaagaaaaacaaaactataagattaacaataaattgaAAGTAAGTTAAacttaaaagatttttactaaaatggAGAAAGATTGCACGtgtatatgaaaaaaaaaagtttaatgtTGATAAGAAAAGGACACTTAATTGTTGTCCTCAAGAGTATTACTTTATCTTCTTGATACAATAAccttacaaaaaaaaaacttaatttaatttagatAGAACTTTAGAAAccaaaaattgttttatattttgataaaaattgtataaatgttaaaaaaaaaatttatttaaaaaaaaataagtttgaataaataataattgtaatagaattttgaaaaatgatctaatatatattatataaaagtataacaatagtaaaataaaattcttataataatatttttctcatgaaaaaataatatttggtaatattatttttaaaatatataaactatAATGGACTTAACATCACTCAATAAACCTAGTATCCTAaaggaaattttttaaaatattttatttatcgcTTCATTgctttttaatttaccaaataatcaaattattaatttttattacattttataaaatatgttaaaaaaaattttttttcttttttactcAAAGTgatactaaatttttttataaattatattttaaaacgaaatatttttaatatttaaaatattacaatttttgcattttatatgtaaatttttaactatttatgttgattttattttaaaattatattgaaaataattttaagttatctttttaataatcaccttaaaattatttatttaaaattaattgatattttaaaatgatttatttttaaaaataaaatggatattttaattatttattaatatatttttactaaaatttttaagaaacttttatttaaatttgaataaaatggtaagaaaaattaatctaTTAATGTAGTATATTTcttaagaataaataatatacattatttgtaataaaatgaGTAGTCTAAATGTagttaacaaatttttatatgcacttaagaaaattattagaatACCTATTTCATAAAgcattacttttatttttgttaaattgctaataaagaaaatataaaaagggTAAATAAAGAACATTACTTTTATGTcttcgttttttttttatcatgatcatactaaatattttaaaatattaatcctaaattaagttataaattgttattaaaatcatagaaatgaagttaatttttttttattagaaaaatatttcaacaaacgattaaaatttttttcatgtaTAAGtgttaaaaacaaaataaaaagtattttaaaaaatacttttggGATTCttttagaatatatatatatatatgtatataataacCATAAAGTATTTTTGCAATATCCAAtgcaaaattttatattttgggataagtttttattataaaagtagaaaaaaaGAGAATGCTTAGTAATATTAATGTACATTTTGagtttaattttagaatCAAAAGGTCAAAACTGACTTAAATGAGTTATGAGGACATTTTTTTCCTATATCtcctgaaaaaaaaactttattaatatctGGAGATTCACTcttatttatacaatataatgaggataaaaactttatatatattttggtataaatataattaatttaattattttatataaagttcatttaaaataatttagaaaataaaaataaaaaagatattaaaaatcaattaaaagatatttttatatttttaataaatattataataaattttactataataatatatatacatatgtatTATTCTATCTAATATTTAGTGTGATAACAAagtgaaaaaatatttaccttTTATTGCGATATTGTAGTAAAAATGTTATCACTAAgataatacatttatattcttagaataaaaaaaatacacatataataataagttaGATTAACAAAGTTAAtcaaaaaactttataatatttttttttgctacattgaaatatgatatatttttaaatttttgttttgttaattttttcttttctaaaattaatcaCCTTTGAGCCATGAGATACCAATTTCGTATAATCATTTAAGTAGTAAAGTAAAGGAAAATAATGTATTTGatagaaattatttaattattggtttttttttataaaaataacttttatcaaaaaaaagacCCATTAATATTTGAGAAATTGAAGATATGTATcaaaaatagatatttataaaaa
Proteins encoded in this region:
- a CDS encoding O-acyltransferase — its product is MDNMKVKEKDRNNNCNNTTKETKFREKIFVVRDSILTNEFNSSGRILYNYFSSLFILLAIGTWIRDTWHYGNPLHHTWLIWWNFNRFPITMLAWSIMHLSTVFFIYYGMTLWSLIPSKNCTIQSQKFFFFSYITYLICLFYLPIKWNIWMELNPACSYIITCENTRLAMKVHSFVRENILLATRRKKQIYEDKISSIDGWPTLKQFNYFMFAPTFIYKNSYPSYPTRSWKKVGNYFIQCLICIYIVDLIFMQQVYPYFSEMNYNENNIVTLIYAIFPSIIPGMICLMMLFYGILHCWLNMFAEALQFGDRLFYDNWWKSKNMAQYYRDWNLVVHEWLYSYIYKDLSTFLKNNFKMDKNGRKFSQTLVFFLSAFFHEYWFGISLRVFYPIMFFLYFICGGIFFFVSRLIKNDSIWNITMFCNLLIGTGMFVACYSMEWYAKERCPSQKEGLWNWIPKQWNCQQIN
- a CDS encoding G protein-coupled receptor, rhodopsin-like family and GPCR, rhodopsin-like, 7TM domain-containing protein, coding for MEIKNDDITKFPLTTTIGTETSMNSTTEFCSDRSIISQNNLETFIQSATVFLLIFTLLSSIFQIFIINVAWNLIKKGSGDKCLHIFLLSMTIADFLLTGIAYPIELGIRVLEIENVNKHIMIVMHGLCWVGMIISSISLVFMNLEKLVFFKLPLSYSLYFTQQRVVVTTILSWIGSILFVVFAWLTGLFSCVNDSCTTLGMFSTKIHVYIAFIIIVSIIPTTTSLLVGIYIMKLIKNHTKQIAEEATLFNTVNNEGSNRSNSINNSKCEQKSSNLVAIRLKTFYYVFITSIFTALTLLPYRLINIERAINPSAHRTCLTILIYWILVYMVYCNSIFNPLITLTVLPQYRRKFLRFLCFCHYKSRSGEKFQIRSSIGDI